The Acholeplasma laidlawii PG-8A DNA window ACTACCACAATTAAGAGGTTCTATTGTAGCAGGTGCTGCAATCGCATTTACAATGAGTTTTGACGATTATATTATTTCTAAGTTTGCTAGTGGAGAGTTAGTAAATAATATTTCAACCTATATGTATTCACAGTCACACGGTATTCGTCCAAACATTAACGCATTATCCACCATCATTATCTTTATTATTGGCATCAAAGTCATTCTAGACTATGTCAATTTAAGAAATAAAAAACACGAGGAAGAGTAAAAAAATGAAGAAAATATTTAGTTTAACATTTATTATGGCAGCATTATTTATATTAAATGCTTGTACATCCAATGCATTAGTAATTTATATGCCAAAAGAATATATCTCAGAAGATCTAATTGATGCTTTTGAACAAGAAACAGGCATTCAAGTCGCACTACGTTACTTTGATTCAAACGAAGTACTACTAACAAATGCTAAAGTAAACTCATACGATTTAATTATTCCATCAGACTATGCAATTGAAGAATTAGCAGCTGGGGATTATTTAAAACCACTTGATTGGGACCGTATTGACTTTGATAAAGCTGATTTTTCAGTGAATTTATCAAATGCAATTGACCAATTAAATACCGGTGGATTTGATATTTTAGAATATTCACTACCATATTTTTGGGGTACAGTTGGATTAATCTATAACAATACTAAAGCTGGCTTATATGAAGATCTTGTTGAAGAAGAATGGAATATCCTAAATAATCCAGACTATTCAAAAATGATTTATGATTCATCAAGAGATGCATTTATGGCGGCTCTATATGCTAATAATT harbors:
- a CDS encoding ABC transporter substrate-binding protein, producing the protein MKKIFSLTFIMAALFILNACTSNALVIYMPKEYISEDLIDAFEQETGIQVALRYFDSNEVLLTNAKVNSYDLIIPSDYAIEELAAGDYLKPLDWDRIDFDKADFSVNLSNAIDQLNTGGFDILEYSLPYFWGTVGLIYNNTKAGLYEDLVEEEWNILNNPDYSKMIYDSSRDAFMAALYANNFEMKNATSTEINVAKNWLIDAYSKSNASIKSDEILSEAIDNNTPYDVAMVYSGDAVYILQENEKYSYFVPTWTNVWIDGYVIPKNTKHEDWAYEFINFMSTYDALLDNATEMGYSPISEAVYQNLYQDEEFNWDNDRIGYAFSVPYTNFEFFRYDVDLKKLMDDAWELVILSN